In Streptomyces sp. NBC_01426, one genomic interval encodes:
- a CDS encoding alpha/beta hydrolase family protein codes for MKALTLGPPKHERVVLFATGAGGDPERYRPLLEHLAADDCQVIAPHFERFAAREATTAELLARPAGLIEALQRWASEDADVVVVGHSIGGWAGLCLAGATPWGRDGRPLDVPREPRVGRLVLYAPATGWFAAPGALDAVTAPMLVFAGEMDTVTPVEQAVRLKSAPARVDLRVVPGAGHFSFMDTPPPGTVENEGFDRGQFLADLAQASREFAIAS; via the coding sequence ATGAAGGCGCTGACGCTTGGTCCCCCGAAGCATGAGCGTGTCGTGCTCTTCGCTACGGGAGCAGGCGGCGATCCGGAGCGTTACCGCCCGCTCCTGGAACATCTGGCAGCCGATGACTGCCAGGTCATCGCACCCCACTTCGAGCGGTTTGCCGCTCGGGAGGCGACCACCGCTGAGCTGCTTGCACGCCCGGCTGGGCTGATCGAGGCACTCCAGCGGTGGGCGTCCGAGGACGCGGACGTTGTGGTGGTCGGCCACTCGATCGGTGGTTGGGCCGGCCTCTGTCTCGCCGGTGCGACGCCCTGGGGGCGGGACGGCAGACCGCTGGATGTCCCACGCGAGCCACGCGTCGGCCGTCTCGTCTTGTACGCGCCCGCTACGGGCTGGTTTGCCGCTCCGGGCGCCTTGGACGCGGTGACGGCGCCGATGCTCGTCTTTGCGGGGGAGATGGACACCGTCACACCCGTGGAGCAGGCCGTCCGTTTGAAGAGCGCGCCGGCTCGGGTCGACCTTCGCGTCGTGCCGGGGGCTGGTCACTTCAGCTTCATGGATACGCCGCCACCGGGCACGGTCGAGAACGAGGGTTTCGACCGTGGTCAGTTCCTTGCCGACCTCGCGCAAGCGAGCAGGGAGTTCGCCATCGCGTCCTGA